One window of the Lipingzhangella halophila genome contains the following:
- a CDS encoding dihydrofolate reductase family protein, with protein MSNLIVDFIISLDGYGAAEGWPGYWGMEGPEYLAWIEKSAEHEHVALMGATTYRLMSGFASEMPDDPGLAALTAIPKMVFSSTLETPLSWGNTELVAGDAVGAVQEMKRRDSRPLRTIGSLSLCRSLLEAGVVDRFRVVVFPVITGATGRDRVFDAYPDITLDLVDSRTFDGRLQLLEYVPTVLDGPPGVGD; from the coding sequence ATGTCAAACCTGATAGTGGATTTCATCATTTCGCTCGATGGTTACGGGGCCGCGGAGGGCTGGCCCGGCTACTGGGGCATGGAGGGGCCTGAGTATCTCGCCTGGATCGAGAAATCCGCCGAACATGAGCACGTCGCCCTCATGGGTGCGACGACGTACCGGCTGATGTCCGGGTTCGCCTCTGAGATGCCCGATGATCCCGGCCTCGCCGCATTGACCGCGATCCCCAAGATGGTGTTCTCCTCGACCTTGGAGACACCATTGTCGTGGGGCAACACTGAGTTGGTCGCCGGGGACGCGGTCGGGGCTGTGCAGGAGATGAAACGGCGCGACTCGCGACCGCTGCGCACCATCGGCAGTCTCAGCCTGTGCCGCTCGCTACTCGAAGCCGGCGTGGTGGATCGCTTCCGCGTGGTTGTCTTCCCGGTAATCACCGGCGCCACCGGGAGGGACCGCGTCTTCGACGCGTATCCCGACATCACCCTCGACTTGGTCGACAGCCGCACATTCGACGGTCGGCTTCAGTTGCTTGAGTACGTGCCCACAGTGCTCGACGGACCGCCTGGCGTCGGCGACTGA
- a CDS encoding GMC oxidoreductase: MNDRFDADAIVIGSGFGGAVAAARLAQAGFSVIVLERGRRWEPGEFPRRPSLDDGWLWEVDQGLYDIRWLDRMGSVQAAGWGGGSLAYANVFARPYEGALDERWPAHLRREELDPYYDLAATMMGVAPAGDDPRTGRPSPRTKLIERLTQEMTISDATVRPNLAVTFGDPDTWRPNAHGVPRRGCAFVGECVIGCNHGAKNTLDNTYLAVAERSGARAVTDAEVHRIEPRGGGYAVTASTPSEPDASPREWVAPRVVVAAGAVATNELLLRCRDVHDTLPDLSQQLGRGFSGNGDFLTLAELRGTQDDMTTGPTITTTTVLDVPEGRRPVWYQVQDGAFPPPLNTLFDTLLPAPRARGWWRRKVRGTTPRQIFAVLAMGRDSSNGTLRLNASGRATLSWRNRWQRHLYRSQLRLGPLLARFLDARLYNPFTWSLLRRTITVHALGGVRPGPDTTTGVVDEAGEVHGYPGLYVMDGSVLPAAIGVNPSATIAAAAERSIETVIRRSGHHGWCAPEWSSVAPTAVPEDAAFAFMSERHASTMGDGLVFRERMATRRRERPRAVMSLKAEIPSMDRFFADAAHTVQIRGVIDVEGVASQADITGTLLLFPEGRHEAMSYTLRFHANDGRAWRLSGVKTVRSRTPVALLTGLTNLHTEISPSDAASGEGKRFVLSIGAPDLVGLGTSLTGMGFTRARRMRAVARFVSYFATSALRRRSAAARQPGRFRS; this comes from the coding sequence GTGAATGACCGATTCGATGCCGATGCCATCGTCATCGGTAGCGGGTTCGGCGGTGCGGTAGCCGCGGCCCGCCTCGCGCAGGCGGGATTCTCGGTCATCGTCCTCGAACGCGGCCGGCGATGGGAGCCCGGCGAGTTCCCCCGTCGACCCAGTCTGGACGACGGCTGGTTGTGGGAGGTCGACCAAGGGCTCTACGACATCCGCTGGCTCGACCGCATGGGCAGTGTCCAAGCGGCCGGCTGGGGCGGTGGATCACTCGCGTACGCGAACGTGTTCGCCCGGCCCTACGAGGGAGCGCTGGACGAGCGCTGGCCCGCCCATCTGCGACGTGAAGAGCTGGACCCGTACTACGACCTCGCGGCGACCATGATGGGTGTCGCGCCGGCGGGTGATGACCCTCGTACCGGGCGGCCCTCGCCCCGCACGAAGCTCATCGAACGACTCACCCAGGAGATGACCATCTCCGACGCCACCGTGCGGCCCAACCTGGCGGTGACGTTCGGCGACCCGGACACCTGGCGGCCGAACGCGCACGGCGTACCGCGCCGAGGATGCGCGTTCGTCGGTGAATGCGTCATCGGCTGCAACCATGGAGCGAAGAACACGCTGGACAACACCTATCTCGCCGTGGCGGAGCGCTCCGGCGCACGTGCCGTCACCGACGCGGAGGTCCACCGCATCGAGCCGCGGGGCGGTGGTTACGCGGTGACCGCCTCGACCCCCTCCGAACCCGACGCGTCCCCGCGCGAGTGGGTCGCTCCCCGGGTCGTGGTGGCCGCCGGGGCGGTGGCCACCAATGAACTCCTGCTTCGGTGCCGAGATGTGCACGACACCCTGCCCGACCTGTCACAGCAGCTCGGCCGGGGGTTCTCAGGCAACGGTGACTTCCTCACCCTGGCCGAGCTCCGCGGGACACAGGACGACATGACGACCGGACCCACCATCACAACCACCACCGTGCTGGACGTGCCCGAAGGACGACGGCCGGTGTGGTACCAAGTGCAGGACGGCGCCTTCCCCCCGCCCCTGAACACCCTGTTCGACACCCTCCTGCCCGCTCCGAGGGCGCGCGGATGGTGGCGGCGGAAAGTCAGAGGTACAACCCCGCGTCAGATCTTCGCTGTGCTCGCGATGGGGAGAGACTCCAGTAACGGGACACTACGGCTGAACGCCTCGGGAAGAGCCACGTTGTCCTGGCGAAACCGTTGGCAGAGGCACCTGTACCGGTCCCAGCTCCGCTTGGGTCCGTTGCTCGCGCGGTTCCTCGACGCACGCCTTTACAACCCTTTCACCTGGTCTCTTCTGCGCCGAACCATCACCGTCCACGCGCTGGGCGGGGTACGCCCCGGCCCCGACACCACCACCGGTGTCGTCGACGAGGCCGGAGAGGTTCACGGTTACCCGGGCCTATACGTCATGGACGGTTCGGTGCTTCCCGCGGCGATCGGAGTGAACCCCTCAGCCACGATCGCCGCCGCCGCGGAACGGTCGATCGAGACGGTGATCCGCCGCTCGGGGCATCACGGGTGGTGTGCCCCCGAGTGGAGCTCTGTGGCTCCCACCGCCGTTCCCGAGGACGCCGCATTCGCGTTTATGTCCGAGCGCCACGCCTCGACCATGGGCGACGGCCTCGTCTTCCGAGAGCGAATGGCCACGCGCCGCCGAGAGCGCCCGAGGGCGGTCATGTCCTTGAAGGCGGAGATCCCCAGCATGGACCGGTTCTTCGCCGACGCGGCACACACGGTACAGATACGGGGCGTGATCGATGTCGAGGGCGTTGCCTCGCAGGCGGACATCACGGGAACGCTTTTGTTGTTCCCCGAGGGGAGGCACGAGGCGATGTCGTACACGCTGCGATTCCACGCTAACGACGGACGGGCGTGGCGGCTGTCGGGTGTCAAGACAGTGCGTTCCCGCACTCCGGTGGCGCTCCTGACCGGACTGACCAATCTCCATACCGAGATCTCCCCTTCCGACGCCGCGTCCGGTGAGGGCAAGCGTTTCGTACTCTCAATCGGTGCCCCCGACCTGGTTGGGCTTGGAACCTCGCTCACCGGCATGGGGTTCACCCGCGCACGCCGAATGCGTGCGGTCGCGCGTTTCGTGTCCTACTTCGCCACCTCCGCACTGCGGCGCCGATCGGCAGCGGCCCGGCAGCCGGGACGTTTCAGGAGCTGA